GGGTGTCCTAGAAATGCTTTGGATTCAGTAAAAGAGGTTGTTCGTCAGCTTGGAGGACATGTGTCTCAATATCCTGTAATGGATGGTTTTTTTGATATTGTTGCTGATGTAAAAATGCACGCACAGCAACAAGGATATAATTCACGCGATCTTGTTGTGTTTACTGATAGAGATGGGGTTCTAACAGCAAAAAGAAATTATAGTGAAGGTGATAGATTTGCAGATTTTATTAAGGGTAGTGGCATAGATCAACCAAGAACGTATATACTAACGGGATCTTCAGTAGCGCAAAATAAAGACTCTGGTTTTATGGCAGCATATGGTTTAACACCTGAGAATTTGCGTGATAACTATTTTATTCAACAAGATCCTTATCTAATTGGTTGTGAGAATGGCACGCTTTGGATAAATGTTCTTGACGACAACGATGTAAGAAGTGTTGTTGATAAATTACATCCTGATACTTTAAGAAAGTTAATGCAAGATTTTAAAGAAGAAGTATTAGATAAATTACAAAAACAAGTATTGCCGGTGATGGATTTAACTTTTATTGAAAAATATGGATCACGGAGAAATCCTCGAGGTGTTTATTGTTCACCAAAGCAGTCAATGGTGACATTAAATATTCCACATGCTATAAGGGGAACAGATCAAGAAAAAGAGTATGTATCGAGAGTATTAGACGTTATGCAGGAAGTTGCGAAACAAGTAGGTTTACAAGTAGATTTATTAGCATCCACGGTTAAACAATATTCATAAACTTAATTACAGCAGAGGTAAAGATTATGCAACTCTTAATCAACACTGGCGGCAAAGGAACACGATTATATCCATTGACTATTGATCTGCCAAAACCAATGCTGCCGATTGAAGGCAAACCAGTCCTCGAGCATTTAGTAGCATGGGCAAAAAAATATGGGGTAACAGAGATTGTTATGCTGAATGGTTTTAAACATGAAATGATTGAAGAGTATTTTGGCGATGGACAAAAATTTGGGATAAAAATCAAGCATTCCAATGAACCAAAACCTCTTGGCAGCGGTGGGCCATTAAAATATGCGTATGATCAGGGATTAATCAGCAAAAAAGAACCAGTTATTTTTATTTCAGGCGATGTTATTTGCCATGTTAATTTAACGAAGATGATGGAGTTTCATAAAAAGCATCATGCAGTTCTCACTATTCTTATCCATAAATCTGATCATCCTGAAGACAGCGATTTAATTCAAATAGATCAAAATGCACGAGTTACCAGTATGATTAAAAAAGGAACTTTGCAGCCAAATCAGAAATTCCAAAATCTAACCAATGCAGGTTTAACGATACTTGAACCAAAAGTATTTGAATATTTGACTGATGAAGTATTCACGTATGAACATTATGTCTATCCTAAATTAATCAAGGCAGGAGAATCAGTATATGGTTATGATACTGATGAATATATCAAAGACATGGGAACTCCGCAACGTTTGGAAAAGGTAACCAAATACTTGCAGGAATTACAGGATAAAGAAATGGAGAGAGAAGAGAAATAAGTAATATATTGTTCACACGATCATTAATAGTAAAGAAAAAATGAGAATAAATATAAACGAGAAACATACTCTCTTCCTGTATACATTTAGTTGTATAGATTTACAAAATTATATCACATAAAAATACAATAGGTGGTAGTAATGTCTGAAGAAAATAAAACAGTTTTACAAATACAAAACACACAATCCGCATTAGATGTTGTATTTCAAGGAGTTACCATTGACAGGCAAGTCCCAGATCATATAATTACAACAGGAGTTACGCTTGATCAAGTGCTACTCATAGATAAAACAGCAGGTGCATTAACTGAAAGAATTCTTCGTGAAGGAGGATATGTTGCATTTCCAAGCCACGCAGCAACAACTGTATCAAATGAGCTTCTTCAACAGTATGGAGATAGAATCATGCTAAGCGAACATCCCTATGCTAAGGGAACTCGTCAAATTTTAGAAACTCATCCTGAAATTAAAAGTGGAAGAATACAAAGAGTTCTGCTTCACACCGGAGCAGCATACGAAAGAGGAAATATGGCAGACCAAGATATAGATATTCGAGGAATAGCTATCTTTGTTTCTAATGAAGATCTTCCTGATCAACCATATGTTAGAATGGTAACGGGTAGGTCAGCTGATCAGATGCTGGTTAGACCTTATGCAGCTGCAGAAGAGGATCCAGCAGATAGACTTGATCAAGGAATGCTTAGTTCTTTTGGAATGCTTCTGTATACAAATAAGGAAGGACAACAACTGCCAAATTATCTTGAAGACGGCGCTGTCCTTCTTAGGAAAGCAAAAGAAGGAAGAGATAATTC
This genomic interval from Candidatus Woesearchaeota archaeon contains the following:
- a CDS encoding HAD hydrolase family protein; this encodes MSNTVYLTASTNAIDAFLYRKSDGIEAKISRGGIDRRNVVVIGDGDNDLDMFVIPQVFSRGCPRNALDSVKEVVRQLGGHVSQYPVMDGFFDIVADVKMHAQQQGYNSRDLVVFTDRDGVLTAKRNYSEGDRFADFIKGSGIDQPRTYILTGSSVAQNKDSGFMAAYGLTPENLRDNYFIQQDPYLIGCENGTLWINVLDDNDVRSVVDKLHPDTLRKLMQDFKEEVLDKLQKQVLPVMDLTFIEKYGSRRNPRGVYCSPKQSMVTLNIPHAIRGTDQEKEYVSRVLDVMQEVAKQVGLQVDLLASTVKQYS
- a CDS encoding nucleotidyltransferase family protein → MQLLINTGGKGTRLYPLTIDLPKPMLPIEGKPVLEHLVAWAKKYGVTEIVMLNGFKHEMIEEYFGDGQKFGIKIKHSNEPKPLGSGGPLKYAYDQGLISKKEPVIFISGDVICHVNLTKMMEFHKKHHAVLTILIHKSDHPEDSDLIQIDQNARVTSMIKKGTLQPNQKFQNLTNAGLTILEPKVFEYLTDEVFTYEHYVYPKLIKAGESVYGYDTDEYIKDMGTPQRLEKVTKYLQELQDKEMEREEK